A window from Rhea pennata isolate bPtePen1 chromosome 1, bPtePen1.pri, whole genome shotgun sequence encodes these proteins:
- the GATD3 gene encoding glutamine amidotransferase-like class 1 domain-containing protein 3, mitochondrial — translation MLAAGGSALRTALRRAAPGGLAALHGSAGRCRPARVAVVLSGCGVYDGTEIHEASAILVHLSRGGAEVQMYAPDVPQMHVIDHSKGQPAEAESRNVLVESARIARGKITSLAKLTTTDHDAVIFPGGFGAAKNLSTFAVDGKDCKVNSEVERVLKDFHKAGKPIGLCCISPVLAAKVLSGAEVTVGHEKEEGGKWPYAGTAEAIKELGGKHCIKEVTEAHVDTKNKVVTTPAFMCETELHNIFDGIGAMVKNVLKLTGK, via the exons ATGTTGGCGGCCGGCGGGTCGGCGCTGCGCAccgcgctgcggcgggcggcgcccggcggcctGGCCGCGCTGCACGGCTCggccggccgctgccgccccgcccGCGTCGCTGTG GTCTTGTCTGGTTGTGGTGTCTACGATGGCACAGAAATTCATGAGGCCTCAGC CATACTGGTACACCTTAGTCGTGGGGGAGCTGAGGTTCAGATGTATGCTCCAGATGTTCCTCAGATGCATGTAATTGACCACAGTAAAGGGCAGCCAGCTGAAGCTGAGTCAAG AAATGTTTTGGTGGAATCTGCAAGGATTGCTCGTGGTAAAATCACAAGCCTGGCTAAACTTACTACAACAGACCATGATGCTGTGATATTTCCTGGTGGATTTGGAGCTGCTAAAAACTT ATCTACCTTTGCTGTTGATGGGAAAGATTGCAAGGTGAATAGTGAAGTTGAACGTGTCTTGAAAGACTTCCACAAAGCAGGCAAACCTATTGG tctttGCTGCATTTCACCAGTGCTGGCAGCAAAGGTTCTCTCTGGTGCTGAAGTAACTGTGGGGcatgaaaaagaagaaggtGGCAAGTGGCCTTATGCTGGAACTGCAGAAGCCATTAAAGAACTGGGAGGAAAACACTGCATCAAAGAAGTAACT GAAGCTCATGTGGATACAAAGAACAAGGTGGTAACTACCCCAGCATTCATGTGTGAAACAGAATTACATAACATCTTTGATGGCATTGGGGCTATGGTGAAGAATGTGCTAAAGTTAACTGGCAAGTAA